The proteins below come from a single Leptidea sinapis chromosome Z, ilLepSina1.1, whole genome shotgun sequence genomic window:
- the LOC126978502 gene encoding sodium/potassium/calcium exchanger 3-like, giving the protein MSIFRATKMRRTSCLWACFAYLIYTISAIEDFNFTDADTYLSVVNKNGKEVYVTRNLMYKLNEEDGTWHWTPWLRTRTALQDNVLTELACPEGNSIDSFPDGIFDDEQLRQGGFILYVLFGVYAFTLLAIVCNDYFIPCVELICEDLKIPQNVAAATFMSVATSCPEFFVNVISTFITESDMGIGTIVGSAIFNILGVAAIGGLAAIRPIKIEVRPVTRDALIYMMNVGVLVGIVWDGQVDWYEALILGILYILYFFIMFNSMRLFALYDRIVARCIKPKSEDIVSANGKPIEEGIENKGHNVETPSNDTCTKTTGEIEDVLKPKKSIFRFPKENSLLFRIWWVYTWPLRIVLGFTIPSPVTYRRFYPVAFIMCIIWIGANSYLVSWSMTVIGHTFFIRESVMGMTFLAFGGCLPEACSIFIMSRRGEGGIGVSNALGANSLAILFALGVPWLIKTLTYLGQGAEVTAVFINSSGIDFVVGSLLLAVVCLYLTLVIGRFYLRRTVGAALLVLYVCFITFAILVETGVILHMYIATC; this is encoded by the exons ATTTCACGGACGCTGATACATACTTGTCGGTGGTTAACAAGAATGGTAAAGAGGTGTACGTGACAAGAAACCTTATGTATAAGCTCAACGAGGAAGATGGAACATGGCATTGGACGCCCTGGCTTCGGACAAGGACAGCTCTTCAAGATAATGTGCTAACGGAGCTGGCCTGTCCTGAAGGAAACTCTATTGATAGTTTCCCGGACGGGATATTTGATG ATGAGCAGCTTAGACAGGGTGGTTTCATTCTGTACGTTTTGTTTGGAGTCTATGCTTTCACGCTATTGGCAATAGTATGCAATGACTACTTCATTCCGTGTGTCGAACTGATATGTGAAGATTTAAAAATACCGCag AATGTTGCGGCAGCTACCTTCATGTCAGTCGCGACCTCTTGTCCAGAGTTTTTCGTGAATGTGATATCAACATTTATCACGGAATCTGATATGGGTATTGGTACTATCGTGGGTTCCGCCATATTCAATATCTTGGGAGTAGCAGCGATAGGCGGGCTAGCAGCTATACGA CCAATCAAAATTGAAGTACGACCTGTTACCAGAGATGCCTTGATATATATGATGAATGTTGGGGTATTAGTGGGTATTGTATGGGATGGCCAAGTCGACTGGTACGAAGCTCTGATCCTGGGGATTCTGTATATACTCTACTTCTTTATCATGTTCAATAGCATGAGATTGTTTGCTTTATATGACAGGATCGTGGCACGTTGCATTAAGCCAAAAAGTGAAG atATAGTTTCAGCGAATGGTAAACCTATAGAAGAGGGCATTGAGAACAAGGGTCATAATGTAGAGACACCTTCAAATGACACTTGTACAAAAACTACGGGGGAGATAG aaGATGTTCTGAAACCAAAGAAAAGCATATTCCGTTTCCCAAAAGAAAACAGCCTCCTTTTTAGAATCTGGTGGGTTTACACATGGCCACTTCGAATAGTGTTGGGTTTCACAATACCGTCACCGGTTACTTACAGAAGATTTTATCCTGTTGCATTTATCATGTGTATAATTTGGATTGGCGCCAATTCTTATTTAGTGTCATGGAGCATGACTGTTATTG gTCACACCTTCTTCATCCGTGAATCAGTTATGGGAATGACTTTCCTAGCGTTTGGAGGGTGTTTACCTGAAGCCTGCTCAATATTTATCATGTCAAGACGAG GTGAAGGTGGAATTGGTGTATCAAATGCGTTAGGTGCAAATTCCTTGGCAATTTTATTTGCTCTCGGCGTCCCGTGGCTGATCAAAACTTTAACATATCTCGGACAAGGTGCAGAAGTCACAGCAGTTTTCATCAACTCATCTGGAATCGATTTCGTCGTAGGTTCATTATTGTTAGCAGTAGTTTGTTTATACTTAACTCTAGTTATTGGCAGGTTTTATTTAAGAAGAACAGTTGGCGCCGCTTTGCTTGTTTTATACGTATGTTTCATCACATTTGCCATTCTTGTAGAGACTGGGGTCATTTTGCACATGTATATTGCTACTTGTTGA